A window of Bacteroidales bacterium genomic DNA:
TAATTTTCAAACGATATCCTTCATCCCCCAACTTTATATCTTTTTTTGAATTAATAGAAAAATAGATGCAGTTTTTAACTTTGTGTTCAGGGGTAACAATGGTTGGGTTAAATCCAAAATACTTTTCAAAATATTCTACAATATAGGTAACCGTAGTATTATTTTTGTCAATATTACTAAAAGATATAGTAGTGTTATTATCAAAAGTAAAAAAACCATATTTCATCCTAATACTGACAGGCTCAGGAATTATAGAAACATTTTCTTTGTCAATAAGTGTGCATCCCGAATAAAGACAAGAAAGGGTTAGCACTATAAAAACAATTTTTTTCATGGATTTTGGAATAAAAAATAACTTAATCAATAAATTTATTTTGATAATAAGGGAATTCCTTTACCAGTTCACCTGAATAATAAAAGTCGAAAGCAAGTCCTCCAAAAGTATGAGGAACCCCATCTATCGTGATTTTTGCCCCACCGATTTCTGGAGTCGGTTTAGGAATGGAGAGGTTAAACCCCAAGTTGAACAAGGTTGCTAAAACACCGGCGTTGTACGAAATATCTTGTCCCCTTCGTTCCCATTGTTTTTGAAATTGATGTAACATTATGCCGGCATAGAGATAAGAGTAATAATTACTTTTGCCGTTTGTAAGTCTTTGAATTCTGGCTGCCGAATCAACCCCATTTTCATAATTCAACGCATTCTCATATTTTTTTGAAATATAGAATTCAGAAGAGGGATCCTTTAAATATTTTTCTATTCTCATAGCAGTAAATTCCTTAATTCCGGTTACCCCCATAGAGAACTTTGTCTCTGTAACTAATACTTTTACTGGACCGAGGTAGGATTTAAATACTTCGCGATTCGTATTATAAAGCCGTATTTGTTCTCCAATCAAAGTAGCAACAATAAGTCGTGGTTCAATTCCGGCATTTTTTGCAGCACTATCGATAACATCTTTTTCCTTTGATATGGCAATTTTAAGAGCAGCCCATTGTTGGGTATTCATCCATTCAATTGCATTATTCGGATTTTGTAACTTTTGAGGTTTGGAAAGTAACTCAGATCCTTGATTTAGTAATTTTTCGTATTCTTTTTTAATTTTAGGATTTGAATTAATATAGATTTCAGTAGCAGCAATCATTTGACGGATTGATTTAGGATTTTCATTTGTTTTGACCGCTTCCAAAATATTATTGGCATTGTATGGAAAAAATTTACTTATACAAATAATTTTGTAAAAGTCGATTGCTCTTTGGTTACTGTTGAAAGAATAATCTTCAACATTGCTTCCGCTAACTTTGCCCATTTCTTCAATTTCCATCAAGTAACGGTTATTTTTATCAATAGTTCCTTTGTTTTTTGTGAGTCCTAAGTTAAAGACTGCCCAGGCAGTAATGATTCCGAAACCAGCAATAGCAAATCCGTATAATGCAATACGCCAAATCCATTTCAGAAAGAATTTCTTTTTATTTATTTCATTCATTTTCTTGATTATTTCTTTTAAAATTTTAGTCGGCAAAATTACAAAAATCAATTCAGAATTTACATTAAAATTATCTTAAAAATTAAACACATTTTAGTTTGCTCAATAACACCTTTTTTTTAAATAAAAGTTTTTTTTTCTCTGTAAAAAATTTATTTTTAACTTTAAGTAATTGAATGTTAGTATAATAAATAAAAATCGATTTTATTTTTTAAAAAAGTGATTATTTCAAAAAAATGTTTATTTTTGTGCATATTTACTAACTAAATCATTTTAAAATGAACGAACAAGAAAACACCGTTAGCTTTTTTAGATTTGAAGATTTAAGAATTTATGCTAAAGCACTTGATTACATCACCTGGTTACATGGCGTTATTGCTAATTTTCCGGATTCTCAGTATGTCGTTTTAGGTGAGCCTTTCTTGAAGTCAGCTCAAGCAATTGCACTACATATTGCGGAAGGTTCTGCAAGAAACAAAGCTCAATTTGTTTATTACTTAAAAATGGCTAAAAGTTCAGTTAGAGAATGTGTTGTATATACTGAATTTGCTTCTAAACTTTCGGCAATTAATAATGATGAGAAAGAGTACTCTAGAAACCAACTTATGGAACTTACCAAAATGATTGGATCTTTGGTGGCTTCTCTTCAAAGATCAGTTCCTGTATCTAGGGAAGATGATGACATTGATGGAATGCCAGAAATGTAATAATTTTTGTTTATATTTTTTACAGATAATTTTGTGTTTAATTCTCACAAAGTTATCTGTTTTTTTTGCTCTATAAATAGCTACATTTTTCAGTTGTCCATCTTTCCTTTCAATTGTTTTTTTATCTTTGCACGCGAAAATAAAAAAACTTAAAACTTAAAAATTATGGCAATTGTAAAACCTTTCAAAGGATTACGTCCTCCTAAAGAAATTGTAAAACAGTTGGCATCCCGCCCCTATGATGTCCTTAATTCAGAAGAAGCCCGTGCTGAAGCTTCCGGTAATCCTTATTCTTTGCTAAGGATTACAAAAGCTGAAATTGATTTCCCGAAAGGGACAGATGAGCATTCTCAAATGGTTTATGATAAAGTTGTTGAAAATTTCAATTTGTTCAAAAAAAATGGCTGGATCATAAAAGAGGATGAAGAGAAATTCTATATTTACGCCCAAAAGATGGAAGGAAGGATACAATATGGAATAGTAGGGTGTGCCCATATTGATGATTATTTGAATAATGTAATCAAAAAACATGAATTAACTCGAAAAGATAAAGAGGAAGACCGTATGATTCATGTTAGAATAACAAATGCCAATGTTGAGCCTGTGTTTTTTGCATATCCTGATAATAAAAATATTAATGAGATTGTTGAAAATATAGTAAAAAATCAGGTTCCTGAATATGATTTTGTTGCAGATGAGGGTTTCGGCCATCAGTTATGGGTTATCAATGATGCCTCTGTCAACAAGAGAATTTCTGAAATTTTCAAGAATGAAATACCCTATTTATATGTTGCTGATGGGCATCATCGTACTGCAGCCGCTGCTTTAGTCGGAAGTGAAAAACGAAGAAACAATCCTCATCATACCGGTAATGAAGAATACAACTACTTTATGGCAGTTATTTTCCCGGCAAATCAGCTTAAAATTATTGACTATAATCGGGTTGTTAAAGACTTAAACGGTCTTTCCAATAATCAATTTATGGATCTTCTCTCAGAGACATTCACTGTAGAAAAAATTGGAAAAGAAATATACAAACCTTCTAAATTACATGAATTCAGTATTTATATAGATGGATTTTGGTACAAAATGACTGCAAAACAAGGCACTTACAATGATCAGGATCCGATTGGAGTTTTGGATGTGACCATACTTTCTGAGAAGGTTCTCGACAAAGTATTAGGAATAAAGGATTTAAGAACTGATAAAAGAATTGATTTTATTGGTGGAATACGCGGTCTTGGTGAATTGAGACGTAGAGTTGATAGTGGAGAAATGAAAGTGGCTTTTGCACTTTATCCGGTTTCAATGGAGCAATTAATTAATATTGCTGACTCAGGGAATATAATGCCTCCCAAAACAACTTGGTTTGAACCAAAGTTGCGTTCAGGACTGGTTATTCACGAATTAGAATAAATGGAATCATTATAAACTAAAAAGACCATGTATTTATATATGGTCTTTTTTTTGTGTTATAAGTTTAAGCAATAAATTTTTTGCTCATATTTTTTATAAGTCAATTTTGATACTTAATGAAGAGCAATTAAGGTAATGTCCCAAAAAGTGTGTATGGTAAAAGTTCATTTTGTATTTGCAAAGTTATTATTTTTTTAATCCTATTTTCATCTTCAAAATTTTTGCGGTCAATAATCCCATCTGAACTTTTGTTTTTCGTTAAGGAACGATGTCACCTTAAATTGATATGCATTCCTAGTCATAGCTACATATCCCAGGAGCAATATGGTCGCTTCAGTATTAGGTAAAGCTCCTCGCATTCTGGTAGTTCTTTTATAATCCCTATTCAATCTTTCTACCCAGTTCGTCGTGTATATCATGCTTCTAATCCTATAGTCATAGTTGAGATAGGTAAAGTAATAGCGATATCTTTCGTTTTTTAGTTTTTCTCCGAATACAGGATAGTATTTACTCCATTTTTCACAGAACAAATGAAATCTTTCCATCCCTTTTTTCATGCTGTCGTACTTGTCGTCGCATGCGAACACCTGCCTCAGATCTTCGGCAACTTCTGCCTTGTGTTTTACTTTCACCTTTTTCTGACATTCTCTCTGTAAATGAACCGTACAGAGCTGAACATCAGCCATTTTGAAATGATTCTGAACAACTGTCTCTATGCCCGTAAGTCCGTCGCAGACAACAAGCCCGACCTCCTTCACACCCCTCTCTTTCAAATCGGCAAAAATATCATTCCAAAATGAAGATCCTTCCGTTGGATTGTTTACAATTGTAAGTACTTCTCTAGAAGTATCCTCTTTTACTGCCAGTATGGTGAAGTATGCTTCTTTGCTTACGCTGTCAACTCGACGAGTCGCTATGAAGGTCGCATCTATGTATAGAATCGGATAGTAGCTATCCAATCTTCTTGTCAGCCATGCTGCCACCTCTTCTCGGGCGTAATCGAACATCCTGCTCACTTGGCTGCTGCTGTATGATTTTCCGTATATTTCTCCGAACAAGTCGCCTACTTGCTCTGTAGTCAGCCCTGCACCATACAGTTTGAAGGCTATCTGCCTCGCTTCTTCTTCCTGGTCTCGCAACAATCCTAATATCATAGGATAGAAGTTCCCGTTGCGTGTTCTCGGAACCTTTAGTTCCAAAAGTTTACCCTGTCCATAAGTCTTTCTGAAACGATAGCCGTTGCTGAGATCTCCATTTGAAAAATTGTGCTCCTGGCGTTCAGCCTTCATAAGAATTTCAAGACTCATCCGTAGAATTTCTTCAATTCCTGAACCATGGTTGATGATGTTCTCTAAAATTTCGTAAT
This region includes:
- a CDS encoding four helix bundle protein, with protein sequence MNEQENTVSFFRFEDLRIYAKALDYITWLHGVIANFPDSQYVVLGEPFLKSAQAIALHIAEGSARNKAQFVYYLKMAKSSVRECVVYTEFASKLSAINNDEKEYSRNQLMELTKMIGSLVASLQRSVPVSREDDDIDGMPEM
- a CDS encoding DUF1015 family protein translates to MAIVKPFKGLRPPKEIVKQLASRPYDVLNSEEARAEASGNPYSLLRITKAEIDFPKGTDEHSQMVYDKVVENFNLFKKNGWIIKEDEEKFYIYAQKMEGRIQYGIVGCAHIDDYLNNVIKKHELTRKDKEEDRMIHVRITNANVEPVFFAYPDNKNINEIVENIVKNQVPEYDFVADEGFGHQLWVINDASVNKRISEIFKNEIPYLYVADGHHRTAAAALVGSEKRRNNPHHTGNEEYNYFMAVIFPANQLKIIDYNRVVKDLNGLSNNQFMDLLSETFTVEKIGKEIYKPSKLHEFSIYIDGFWYKMTAKQGTYNDQDPIGVLDVTILSEKVLDKVLGIKDLRTDKRIDFIGGIRGLGELRRRVDSGEMKVAFALYPVSMEQLINIADSGNIMPPKTTWFEPKLRSGLVIHELE
- a CDS encoding IS256 family transposase, giving the protein MNFTQSQNYEILENIINHGSGIEEILRMSLEILMKAERQEHNFSNGDLSNGYRFRKTYGQGKLLELKVPRTRNGNFYPMILGLLRDQEEEARQIAFKLYGAGLTTEQVGDLFGEIYGKSYSSSQVSRMFDYAREEVAAWLTRRLDSYYPILYIDATFIATRRVDSVSKEAYFTILAVKEDTSREVLTIVNNPTEGSSFWNDIFADLKERGVKEVGLVVCDGLTGIETVVQNHFKMADVQLCTVHLQRECQKKVKVKHKAEVAEDLRQVFACDDKYDSMKKGMERFHLFCEKWSKYYPVFGEKLKNERYRYYFTYLNYDYRIRSMIYTTNWVERLNRDYKRTTRMRGALPNTEATILLLGYVAMTRNAYQFKVTSFLNEKQKFRWDY